One part of the Huiozyma naganishii CBS 8797 chromosome 13, complete genome genome encodes these proteins:
- the SYC1 gene encoding cleavage polyadenylation factor subunit SYC1 (similar to Saccharomyces cerevisiae YSH1 (YLR277C) and SYC1 (YOR179C); ancestral locus Anc_6.74), translating to MREQEVSVDASVSLHTIHAILQRTFGHVTLEGAPGQLSVLERITVTLDEAARRALVRCSDESPIVGVIFDSVLLCLVSLQSGGTAGPGGGAAANENTAVSLFREQFGTDFKSEHHSRGVVSVGKTVARVDFEQMRVTDCNSVPLRGRVESLLAIGNELNAPLC from the coding sequence ATGCGTGAACAGGAGGTATCTGTGGATGCCAGTGTTAGCTTGCACACCATCCATGCGATCTTGCAGCGGACGTTCGGACACGTCACACTCGAGGGCGCCCCAGGGCAGCTGAGTGTCTTGGAGCGCATCACGGTCACGCTGGACGAGGCGGCGCGGCGTGCCCTTGTTCGGTGTTCTGACGAGAGCCCCATCGTGGGGGTGATATTCGACAGCGTTCTGCTGTGTCTTGTGTCCCTGCAGTCCGGGGGGACCGCTGGTCCGGGGGGGGGCGCCGCTGCAAACGAGAACACTGCGGTGAGTCTGTTCCGCGAGCAGTTCGGCACGGACTTCAAGAGCGAGCACCACTCGCGAGGCGTCGTGTCTGTCGGGAAGACCGTTGCCCGGGTCGACTTCGAGCAGATGCGCGTCACGGACTGCAACAGCGTGCCCCTGCGCGGCCGCGTCGAGTCCCTGCTGGCCATCGGCAACGAGCTCAACGCACCGCTGTGCTGA
- the GAC1 gene encoding protein phosphatase regulator GAC1 (similar to Saccharomyces cerevisiae PIG1 (YLR273C) and GAC1 (YOR178C); ancestral locus Anc_6.70), which produces MLSTARKSSLKSESMVNGAVCSKRKNVRFDLHTTTIKRFDSKDEPIAISTENSPIVSPILGPWHDAACDVDQMESCWFNDLSILPRLVDRNFIQSSHSHNDLEPADLDLDAASEGGAHLRENVCVGKWDLTECNSHRLVFPPTVDDGALNSVMADFLNGQDIKVSDIKQVNENQVLGELIVNNIMFEKSVEVKFSFNNWTNIHYISSSFVKSITSKYDQFKFEINLNRYKFFLQLKDLLNNKITIDLCCQYDVNGETYYDNNDYQNYTLTLVKQPEHTPRTVTARERLHVPSYTRGTVFSHSRTFSDDTDYFNRSPLKHLFHNDTCELIKKPATVNEVLNVDLDHEYAMRNAQILQNSLEERSMSSASDSSLASTTSSSTSLHSFKSDNLEATQSGRLPLGSISSSSSSAGSLTSDGSEELNFTKDYYQPQLSIAKDDPVFFNPTSFSYANPIFDNSSGTPYDEETESIATDTTFKNKSGSAESNRPMSPIARVSTDNSTDTLMLNSPNNSTASKTNDLRNMDYETLLHSYCFYTPPKLNGTTAASNIVPSSPSQRFF; this is translated from the coding sequence ATGTTGAGCACGGCACGGAAATCGTCTTTGAAGTCAGAAAGTATGGTCAACGGAGCTGTCTGCAGTAAGCGCAAAAATGTCAGGTTTGATCTGCATACGACCACTatcaaaagatttgattCAAAGGATGAGCCGATCGCGATCTCGACGGAGAACTCGCCGATCGTGTCGCCGATCCTGGGGCCCTGGCACGATGCAGCCTGCGACGTGGACCAAATGGAGTCCTGCTGGTTCAACGATCTGAGTATACTGCCGAGACTGGTGGATAGAAATTTTATTCAGAGTTCGCATTCACACAACGATTTGGAACCGGCGGATTTGGATCTGGATGCCGCGAGTGAGGGGGGCGCTCACTTGAGGGAGAACGTTTGTGTCGGGAAATGGGATCTGACAGAATGTAACTCGCATAGATTGGTGTTCCCACCCACTGTTGACGACGGTGCTTTGAACAGTGTCATGGCAGATTTCCTAAATGGGCAAGACATCAAAGTGTCCGATATCAAACAAGTCAATGAGAATCAGGTCCTGGGGGAACTGATCGTCAACAATATCATGTTCGAGAAATCTGTAGAAGTGAAATTCAGTTTTAATAACTGGACAAACATTCACTACATTAGCTCAAGTTTCGTTAAATCCATCACATCCAAATACGACCAATTCAAATTCGAGATTAACCTTAACCGGTATAAATTCTTCCTACAGTTGAAGGACCTCCTAAACAACAAGATTACAATAGACTTGTGCTGTCAGTACGACGTCAATGGGGAAACGTACTACGACAACAACGATTACCAAAATTATACACTGACCCTCGTGAAACAACCGGAACACACCCCAAGGACGGTCACCGCTAGGGAAAGACTCCACGTTCCAAGTTACACAAGAGGGACAGTGTTCTCACACTCGAGAACGTTCAGCGACGATACAGACTACTTTAACAGGTCTCCCTTGAAACACCTTTTCCATAACGATACTTGCGAACTGATAAAGAAACCGGCCACGGTGAACGAAGTGTTGAACGTGGACCTAGACCACGAGTATGCTATGAGGAACGCCCAGATCCTTCAAAACTCACTAGAGGAAAGATCAATGTCCTCAGCGTCAGACTCCTCCCTAGCGTCAAcaacttcatcttcaacctCACTACACTCCTTCAAGTCGGATAACTTGGAGGCGACACAAAGTGGGCGGTTGCCCCTTGGGTCCAtctcatcgtcatcatcctcCGCAGGGTCACTGACCTCCGACGGCAGCGAGGAACTGAACTTCACAAAGGACTACTACCAACCACAACTGTCCATCGCAAAGGATGACCcagtcttcttcaacccaaCGAGTTTCTCGTACGCAAACCCAATATTCGATAACAGTAGTGGCACCCCATACGATGAGGAAACAGAGAGCATTGCCACAGATAcaacattcaaaaacaagTCTGGCTCAGCAGAGTCCAACAGGCCAATGTCCCCCATAGCAAGAGTCTCGACTGATAACTCCACGGACACTCTGATGTTGAACTCGCCAAACAACAGCACTGCATCCAAGACGAACGACCTGAGGAACATGGACTACGAAACACTCCTGCATTCGTACTGCTTCTACACACCGCCAAAATTGAACGGCACCACGGCCGCCTCGAACATCGTACCATCTTCTCCCTCACAAAGGTTCTTCTGA
- the HEM15 gene encoding ferrochelatase HEM15 (similar to Saccharomyces cerevisiae HEM15 (YOR176W); ancestral locus Anc_6.67), producing MLAVSKVAAASPVSSFYIGPLERCSVRRLLSTSATRFNAKCGPTGIVFMNMGGPSSVEETHDFLYQLFADNDLIPISKNYQPAIAKWIAKFRTPKIEKQYREIGGGSPIRRWSEYQAKKVCEILEETHPQGAPYKPYVAFRYARPLTDETYKEMLKDGVKRAVAFTQYPHFSYSTTGSSINELWRQIKQLDPQRTIQWSTIDRWPANRGLIDAFAENIEAKLLEFPESVRDKVVLLFSAHSLPMDVVNTGDAYPAEVAATVYHVMSKLNFKNQYRLTWQSQVGPKPWLGPQTAKIAEQLAPTADGLLFIPIAFTSDHIETLHEVDLGIIDESPHSAKLKRCESLNGNETFIRGMAEEVKEHLESAERYSKQLPLDFKLGKSNDPVQDLDEMFQPTKA from the coding sequence ATGCTTGCCGTTTCGAAAGTTGCTGCTGCCTCTCCCGTGTCCAGCTTTTACATTGGTCCCCTGGAACGCTGTTCTGTTCGTCGATTACTGTCCACAAGTGCGACGAGGTTCAATGCGAAATGCGGGCCGACAGGTATCGTGTTCATGAACATGGGTGGGCCATCGAGTGTCGAGGAGACGCACGATTTCCTGTACCAGTTGTTCGCGGACAACGACTTGATCCCCATCTCGAAGAACTACCAACCAGCAATCGCCAAGTGGATAGCCAAGTTCCGTACCCCGAAGATCGAGAAACAGTACAGGGAGATTGGCGGTGGGTCCCCCATCAGACGTTGGTCCGAGTACCAGGCAAAGAAAGTGTGTGAGATCCTAGAGGAGACTCACCCACAGGGGGCACCGTACAAACCGTACGTGGCATTCAGGTACGCAAGACCTCTCACGGATGAGACGTACAAAGAGATGCTAAAAGATGGTGTCAAGAGAGCAGTGGCATTCACTCAGTACCCGCATTTCTCCTACTCGACCACTGGGTCCTCCATTAATGAGCTTTGGAGACAGATCAAGCAGTTGGACCCGCAGAGGACAATCCAGTGGTCGACCATCGATAGGTGGCCCGCCAATAGAGGCCTCATTGATGCCTTCGCTGAAAACATAGAGGCGAAGCTGTTGGAGTTCCCAGAAAGTGTAAGGGATAAAGTTGTTCTGCTGTTTTCAGCACACTCACTACCAATGGACGTCGTTAACACGGGTGACGCGTACCCTGCTGAAGTTGCCGCAACAGTGTACCATGTCATGTCGAAGTTGAACTTTAAGAACCAGTACAGATTGACCTGGCAATCCCAAGTGGGACCCAAACCATGGTTGGGCCCCCAGACAGCTAAGATTGCTGAGCAACTGGCACCCACTGCAGACGGGTTGCTATTTATCCCGATCGCATTCACCTCGGACCACATCGAAACTTTACACGAAGTTGATCTCGGGATTATAGATGAGTCCCCACATTCAGCGAAACTGAAAAGATGCGAGTCTCTAAACGGCAACGAAACTTTCATCAGGGGGATGGCCGAGGAAGTGAAGGAACACTTGGAGTCCGCAGAACGCTATTCAAAGCAACTACCGCTAGATTTCAAGCTGGGGAAATCCAACGACCCTGTGCAGGATCTCGATGAGATGTTCCAGCCAACAAAGGCATGA
- the ALE1 gene encoding lysophospholipid acyltransferase (similar to Saccharomyces cerevisiae ALE1 (YOR175C); ancestral locus Anc_6.66), which yields MVYNPVDAGLNWVTDRFGIDAFTLRFALCLLGSYPLNAVLKRLPENRRSLKCYYIIGISMLYLFGVLNLASGFRTLLISAMFTYWSARFYHSSFMPYLNFVFVMGHLSWNHIGAQFFVTQSPRDAANAIDITSAQMVLAMKLTSFAWSVHDGMYLGKADFEQLTEYQKSRAVKRFPSLLQFMAYVFFYPTLLTGPSFDYSDFDSWLNCEMFKDLPESEKTDRRYHPGKKRAIPKNGHLAFWKVTQGIFWIVFRGYLSRFINVDFMLDKVWFMSKSFVYRIHYMFLLGLVARMKYYAAWTIAEGACILCGLGYNGYDAKTKKIKWNRVQNIDIWNVEMAQSTRQCLEAWNMNTNKWLKYYVYLRVTKKGKKPGFRSTLFTFTTSAFWHGVNPGYYLTFGTGALYQTCGKFYRRNFRPMFLKADGKTPTRAKWIYDLLGSYVIKLSFGYLVQPFLVLGFRDSIQAWKSVYFYGHIIVAVSFFLFRGPCAKSVVAWCKSMQPAAVAQSKQSKVESDIAVNAGSLGSVIKEKMEHENRGATPNNAEDKSMTYGIPSINFDELENAKEDWNEFLGEYNTWKERKGFEVEEANLLQAFEDFKTEIKNVAQDNNARRMSFSSYSPKPIESHDNDKKNE from the coding sequence ATGGTGTACAATCCCGTGGATGCTGGGTTGAATTGGGTCACTGACCGGTTTGGAATCGATGCGTTCACTCTACGGTTTGCGCTGTGCTTGTTGGGTTCGTACCCGTTGAACGCAGTGTTGAAGAGGCTGCCGGAGAATCGGAGGTCGCTGAAGTGCTACTACATCATTGGCATTTCGATGCTGTACCTGTTCGGGGTCTTGAACCTTGCGTCCGGGTTCAGGACTCTGCTGATCAGCGCCATGTTCACTTACTGGAGTGCAAGGTTCTACCACTCGAGTTTCATGCCGTACTTGAACTTCGTGTTTGTGATGGGCCACTTGTCCTGGAACCATATCGGTGCGCAATTCTTTGTGACACAGTCCCCTCGAGACGCAGCAAATGCGATCGATATCACCAGTGCGCAGATGGTTCTAGCGATGAAACTGACATCTTTCGCATGGTCCGTTCATGACGGGATGTATTTGGGGAAGGCCgattttgaacagttgaCTGAGTATCAGAAGTCTAGGGCCGTGAAGAGATTCCCAAGTCTATTGCAGTTCATGGCCTACGTGTTCTTCTACCCTACTCTGTTGACGGGTCCAAGTTTCGATTACTCGGACTTTGATTCATGGTTGAACTGTGAGATGTTTAAGGACTTGCCAGAGTCCGAGAAGACAGACAGAAGGTACCATCCAGGTAAGAAGAGGGCAATCCCAAAGAACGGTCATTTGGCCTTCTGGAAAGTCACCCAGGGGATTTTCTGGATCGTGTTTAGAGGTTACCTGTCCCGATTCATCAACGTCGATTTCATGCTCGACAAGGTTTGGTTCATGTCGAAATCGTTCGTGTACAGGATACACTACATGTTTCTCTTGGGGCTTGTGGCACGTATGAAATACTACGCGGCATGGACGATCGCAGAGGGAGCTTGTATCCTTTGCGGGTTAGGTTACAATGGCTACGACGCAAAGACCAAAAAGATCAAGTGGAACCGTGTCCAGAATATTGACATCTGGAACGTCGAAATGGCTCAAAGCACAAGACAGTGTCTCGAGGCATGGAACATGAACACCAACAAGTGGCTAAAGTACTACGTTTACCTGCGTGTCACcaagaaggggaagaaaccAGGGTTCAGGTCCACTTTGTTCACTTTCACGACAAGTGCATTCTGGCACGGTGTCAACCCTGGTTACTACTTGACTTTTGGCACTGGAGCTCTGTATCAGACTTGTGGGAAATTCTACAGACGTAACTTCAGACCCATGTTTTTGAAAGCCGATGGTAAGACCCCCACGAGGGCCAAGTGGATCTACGATTTGCTCGGTTCATACGTCATTAAGTTGTCCTTCGGGTATTTGGTGCAGCCGTTCCTGGTGTTAGGGTTCAGGGACTCGATCCAAGCTTGGAAATCCGTCTACTTCTACGGCCACATTATAGTGGCCgtgtccttcttcttgttcagagGACCCTGTGCGAAAAGTGTCGTTGCCTGGTGCAAATCCATGCAGCCAGCGGCTGTTGCGCAGAGTAAGCAAAGTAAAGTGGAGAGCGATATTGCCGTTAACGCTGGATCGTTGGGTTCAGTGATCAAGGAAAAGATGGAGCACGAGAACAGGGGGGCCACCCCCAACAACGCAGAGGATAAAAGTATGACCTACGGTATCCCAAGCATCAATTTCGACGAGCTGGAAAACGCCAAAGAGGACTGGAACGAGTTCTTGGGCGAGTACAACACCTGGAAGGAACGGAAAGGGTTTGAAGTCGAGGAGGCTAACTTACTACAAGCGTTCGAGGACTTCAAGACGGAGATAAAGAACGTTGCGCAGGATAACAATGCGAGGAGAATGAGCTTCAGTAGTTACTCCCCAAAGCCAATAGAATCTCACGATAACGATAAGAAGAATGAGTAG
- the MED4 gene encoding Med4p (similar to Saccharomyces cerevisiae MED4 (YOR174W); ancestral locus Anc_6.65): MAPAVERHEGNLAVSAGHKRASSVSLLQEGTDAAALAEDLKKVRIYSGIVEYEDTLAALVESVDSYKPDMAVAQRLVDADKELFASLDKFKEYDEISTRLGELKGKSTALDTKTRDILEKLNECHDELNKLPYLEQVQFEMDTILEQREKINSSELLDYATKLSKFTRIPPTFDKGSIGPNNFIWPAEDALRKGMLAIAALHSRELTRIPGQDDAEDKKKQTEKPDVPEPAPVTEERRSSFVFGDTSTADDQKSSSAHSDHDDDDAMDLDLDLFNPDEF, encoded by the coding sequence ATGGCACCAGCAGTCGAGAGACACGAGGGCAATCTAGCAGTTTCTGCGGGGCACAAGCGGGCGTCGTCCGTTTCGTTGTTGCAAGAGGGCACCGATGCGGCAGCGCTGGCggaggacttgaagaaggtgAGGATATACAGCGGTATCGTGGAGTACGAGGATACGCTTGCTGCGCTGGTCGAGTCCGTGGACTCGTACAAGCCCGATATGGCTGTTGCTCAGAGGCTGGTGGACGCAGACAAGGAGTTGTTTGCGAGCctggacaagttcaagGAGTACGACGAGATCAGCACGCGGCTGGGCGAGTTGAAGGGAAAATCTACGGCACTGGACACTAAGACCAGGGATATACTGGAGAAGCTGAACGAGTGCCACGACGAACTGAACAAGCTGCCGTACTTGGAACAGGTACAATTTGAGATGGATACGATACTCGAACAACGGGAGAAGATCAACTCGAGCGAGTTGCTGGATTACGCCACAAAGCTGTCCAAGTTCACCAGGATACCGCCTACATTCGATAAGGGGTCCATAGGTCCCAACAACTTCATATGGCCAGCAGAGGATGCGCTGCGGAAGGGGATGCTCGCGATCGCAGCGTTGCACTCCAGGGAACTGACAAGAATACCTGGCCAAGACGATGCGGAGGATAAGAAAAAACAGACAGAGAAACCGGATGTACCAGAACCAGCACCGGTGACGGAAGAGAGGAGAAGCTCTTTCGTCTTTGGAGACACATCCACGGCAGACGATCAGAAATCCTCCTCCGCGCACAGTGaccacgacgacgacgacgcaaTGGACCTTGACTTGGACTTGTTCAACCCAGACGAGTTCTAG
- the DCS2 gene encoding 5'-(N(7)-methyl 5'-triphosphoguanosine)-(mRNA) diphosphatase (similar to Saccharomyces cerevisiae DCS1 (YLR270W) and DCS2 (YOR173W); ancestral locus Anc_6.63), protein MSEDIETLLKRFQYRRVLNSNPQVKVLSLLGSIDRKDAILTFEKTHFLFEENVKRQRQQQKEQKKTTHAISEDSAAVQTCGAPPQSSSPVYYSLENEYSCLNGIEQVTQVTANDIYYWGLAVMKQELRHNPTAKVNLIWPASAVHVKKYDQQNLHLIRETPEMYMKVVKPYIDEMAAPEKLGWVYRVLYEDQDKDRVVYKEDGNFLILPDTDWDGVNIDSLYLVGIVYRDDIRSLRDLKPADKDWLIALDRRIKSVVPACYNYSVSADELKIFIHYQPSYYHFHVHILNIKNPGAAESTAIGKSVLLEDAIETLDHLGPGGYMERALTYSLNESHDLWRRGLKEESEKQLVADGVPKPPKVVNGRAE, encoded by the coding sequence ATGTCAGAGGATATAGAGACGTTGCTTAAGAGGTTCCAGTACAGGAGGGTGCTGAACTCGAACCCGCAGGTTAAAGTGCTGTCGTTGCTCGGGTCCATCGACCGCAAGGACGCGATCCTGACGTTCGAGAAGACGCACTTCCTGTTCGAGGAGAACGTGAAGAGGCAgaggcagcagcagaaggagcagaagaagacgacgcATGCTATCTCCGAGGACTCTGCTGCGGTGCAGACGTGTGGGGCACCCCCCCAGTCGTCCTCGCCCGTGTATTACTCGCTGGAGAACGAGTACAGCTGTCTCAACGGGATAGAGCAAGTGACACAGGTGACCGCCAACGACATCTACTACTGGGGGTTGGCCGTGATGAAGCAAGAGTTGCGGCACAACCCGACCGCAAAGGTGAACCTGATCTGGCCCGCAAGCGCAGTGCACGTCAAGAAGTACGACCAGCAGAACTTGCACCTCATCCGGGAGACGCCTGAGATGTACATGAAGGTAGTGAAGCCGTACATCGACGAGATGGCCGCGCCGGAGAAGCTTGGGTGGGTATACCGGGTGCTGTACGAGGACCAGGACAAGGACCGCGTCGTGTACAAGGAGGACGGGAACTTCCTCATCCTGCCGGACACGGATTGGGACGGCGTGAACATCGACTCGCTGTACCTCGTGGGAATCGTGTACCGGGACGACATTCGGTCCTTGCGGGACCTGAAACCGGCAGACAAGGACTGGCTCATTGCGCTCGACCGTAGGATCAAGTCCGTCGTCCCCGCATGCTACAACTACTCCGTCTCCGCTGACGAGCTGAAGATCTTCATCCATTACCAGCCCTCGTACTACCACTTCCACGTCCACATCCTCAACATCAAGAACCCGGGCGCCGCAGAGTCCACTGCGATCGGGAAGTCCGTGCTGCTCGAGGATGCTATCGAGACGCTCGACCACCTCGGGCCCGGCGGGTACATGGAGCGGGCGCTGACGTACTCGCTCAACGAGAGCCACGACCTCTGGCGCAGGGGACTCAAAGAGGAGTCCGAGAAGCAGCTGGTCGCGGACGGCGTGCCCAAGCCACCAAAGGTGGTCAACGGGCGCGCAGAGTGA
- the YRM1 gene encoding Yrm1p (similar to Saccharomyces cerevisiae PDR8 (YLR266C) and YRR1 (YOR162C); ancestral locus Anc_6.60) produces the protein MDTQHTRVAKQRRRKRVKSCLFCRHRKLKCDQAVPLCSSCKVRNKTVCIYADSPDDGWSPLDLEREALCGTTGKGRSKRTTVTVGAGTGPVAPIVATQGFEPLKAVEQYIVTPREWDAAKNSFADYLHCRGDGQMELRGPLAVLTLVQRSNPGFYNKWQQLWNKVDYSRGKWFAQLAPKFDPWTSPFTTGPVSLLNVCRDLPTFEQILVQINVFFHAYNSELYLTSTALDQQKVLNIFYNSFTPDNSRVLPNGERPVLMLRYDQGGNYYKVGIILMILQLTFYHYQVPESIQRVSKQLVSADTDGIFYMERLQFLLLSCHYQQVFFLHKFSGDSSTMTNLISQLTAGAVSMGLHKNISKVYKGQEPVVGNLRSIENLWSWILLSDLQYSLHFGKPLTLTSDTYDYPETGVVRGGGTIRTPAPDAMTTVVTSGTNLQDLTKDFNFYSRLSRLLKLARPILTNIHNKRLSPSHLPTEVERVLEFIEREFPNLSQFTRESTSNVTVSIHDYFILGIALTLVISLNALFTVTFESKPLTFNNDQFQTLLFSLNFVKHLLLKCQRMDQERFGSNKNAQYTLKYLPSSTFTVQGLWLRTIGTFHAFMYWKITHFSQGVYFTCDSVQPNWPADNLRPVNKGTVLNLMTCYHAYIRAMQHLALDGRGKANSLRNLLDQIPYYSKVMAMENVLRTIVEEAISYRREAESKRIIPAKYGLFTSFMLKDPQPSRRNDPARYDPEMIKNAFKEFPTTSLDKDVPRVGSPFGNGSSSTNVSGRRSSNSTSGGVGTGSAGSTGGDCRILADAPGSDADSTAPGQLDPCNLLEEEFWSNYNVGWEKLLDSTDTLQR, from the coding sequence ATGGATACACAACACACTCGGGTTGCGAAGCAGCGGCGGCGGAAGCGCGTGAAGTCGTGCCTCTTCTGCCGCCACAGGAAGCTCAAATGTGATCAGGCGGTGCCTCTGTGCTCCAGTTGCAAAGTGCGGAACAAGACGGTGTGCATATACGCTGACTCGCCTGACGATGGGTGGAGTCCACTGGATCTGGAGAGGGAGGCCCTGTGTGGGACCACGGGAAAGGGTAGGAGCAAGAGGACTACGGTGACCGTTGGGGCCGGGACAGGACCTGTGGCGCCTATAGTGGCTACACAAGGGTTTGAACCACTCAAAGCTGTAGAGCAGTACATTGTGACGCCGAGGGAGTGGGATGCCGCAAAGAACTCCTTTGCGGATTACTTGCACTGCAGGGGTGACGGGCAAATGGAGCTTCGTGGTCCCCTAGCGGTGCTCACTCTCGTTCAAAGGAGCAACCCAGGGTTCTACAATAAGTGGCAGCAACTTTGGAACAAGGTAGATTACTCTAGGGGCAAGTGGTTTGCTCAGCTGGCTCCCAAATTTGATCCATGGACGTCACCGTTCACCACGGGACCAGTGTCCTTATTGAACGTGTGCCGTGATTTGCCCACTTTCGAACAAATCCTCGTCCAGATCAATGTATTCTTCCACGCGTACAACAGTGAGCTGTACTTAACAAGCACAGCTCTGGATCAACAGAAGGTACTCAACATATTTTACAATTCATTCACACCGGACAACAGCAGAGTGCTACCGAACGGTGAAAGACCAGTACTCATGCTTAGGTACGACCAGGGTGGGAACTACTACAAAGTCGGGATTATACTCATGATTTTGCAACTCACTTTTTACCACTACCAAGTCCCGGAAAGCATTCAGCGTGTCTCTAAGCAACTGGTAAGTGCGGACACAGATGGAATCTTCTACATGGAGAGACTGCAGTTTCTCCTACTGAGTTGCCACTACCAGCAAGTCTTCTTCCTGCATAAATTTAGCGGCGATAGCTCCACTATGACAAACCTCATCAGCCAGCTAACTGCGGGGGCTGTATCGATGGGGTTACACAAAAACATTTCAAAGGTGTACAAAGGACAGGAACCCGTCGTAGGGAACCTTCGAAGCATCGAAAATCTGTGGTCATGGATCCTTCTCAGCGATCTGCAATACAGCCTGCATTTCGGGAAACCGCTGACGCTCACTAGCGACACGTACGACTACCCAGAAACTGGTGTCGTTAGGGGCGGTGGTACCATTCGTACCCCAGCCCCAGACGCCATGACAACCGTGGTCACAAGTGGCACGAACCTACAGGATCTAACAAAGGATTTCAACTTCTACAGCAGGTTGTCAAGGCTCCTCAAACTGGCAAGACCCATTTTAACCAATATTCATAACAAGCGCTTGTCGCCATCGCATCTTCCGACGGAAGTTGAAAGGGTACTCGAGTTCATCGAGAGGGAGTTCCCCAACCTGTCTCAGTTCACTAGGGAGTCAACCTCAAACGTTACCGTGTCCATACACGACTACTTCATACTTGGGATCGCGCTCACGCTCGTCATCTCGCTGAACGCACTGTTCACAGTCACATTCGAAAGCAAACCACTGACTTTCAACAACGATCAATTCCAAACATTGCTCTTCTCCCTCAACTTCGTGAAACATCTGTTACTCAAGTGTCAAAGGATGGACCAAGAGAGGTTTGGGTCAAACAAAAACGCACAGTATACATTAAAGTACCTGCCGAGTTCCACATTTACAGTGCAGGGATTATGGCTCCGAACGATAGGGACTTTCCATGCATTCATGTACTGGAAGATCACACACTTCTCTCAGGGGGTTTACTTCACCTGCGATTCCGTGCAACCGAACTGGCCTGCGGATAACCTACGGCCGGTCAATAAGGGTACCGTACTCAACCTTATGACTTGCTACCACGCGTACATACGCGCGATGCAGCACCTTGCCCTCGATGGGCGTGGCAAGGCGAACAGTCTGAGGAACTTGTTGGACCAAATACCGTACTACTCGAAAGTAATGGCCATGGAGAACGTGCTACGGACGATAGTCGAGGAGGCCATTTCGTACAGAAGGGAGGCAGAGTCTAAGAGGATCATACCGGCCAAATACGGGCTGTTCACGTCGTTCATGTTGAAGGACCCACAACCATCACGGAGGAACGACCCGGCAAGATACGACCCGGAGATGATCAAGAACGCGTTCAAAGAGTTCCCCACGACATCGCTCGACAAAGACGTCCCACGGGTGGGTTCACCCTTTGGGAACGGGTCGAGCAGCACGAACGTGAGCGGGAGACGAAGCAGTAACAGTACAAGTGGAGGTGTCGGTACGGGTAGCGCGGGTAGCACAGGCGGAGACTGTAGGATCTTGGCGGATGCCCCAGGTTCCGATGCGGACTCGACGGCACCGGGACAATTGGACCCTTGCAATCTACTGGAGGAAGAGTTCTGGTCTAACTACAACGTTGGATGGGAGAAACTGCTGGACAGCACGGACACTCTGCAAAGGTGA
- the DDP1 gene encoding polyphosphatase DDP1 (similar to Saccharomyces cerevisiae DDP1 (YOR163W); ancestral locus Anc_6.58), with protein MEFKRAARTGREHQVYSSVTGARVVAGCVCLTGLRDKVLMISSAAHRDRWILPKGGVELDEQADYSVTAVRETWEEAGCVGEIVRELGTVEDMRPPKHWGKVGSPANAADDGQVLQHPPRTEFHFYEMVIGELRAEFPECRKRERRLMSYEEARQALTDAHRPELLEALDRSSITRLNQ; from the coding sequence ATGGAGTTCAAGAGGGCTGCGCGGACTGGGCGGGAGCACCAAGTGTACTCCTCCGTAACCGGTGCCCGGGTGGTCGCCGGGTGCGTGTGTCTGACAGGTTTGCGGGACAAAGTGCTGATGATCAGCTCTGCGGCGCACAGGGACAGATGGATCCTGCCCAAGGGCGGTGTAGAGCTCGATGAGCAGGCGGATTACAGTGTCACTGCGGTGCGGGAGACGTGGGAGGAGGCTGGGTGTGTTGGGGAGATCGTTAGAGAACTGGGGACCGTGGAGGATATGCGTCCCCCGAAACACTGGGGCAAAGTGGGCTCCCCTGCAAATGCAGCCGATGATGGGCAGGTTCTGCAGCACCCGCCCAGGACCGAGTTCCATTTCTACGAGATGGTGATTGGAGAACTGCGGGCGGAGTTCCCGGAGTGTCGCAAGCGTGAGAGACGGTTGATGTCGTACGAGGAAGCCCGACAGGCGCTCACGGACGCCCACAGACCAGAGCTTCTCGAGGCACTCGACAGATCGAGCATCACCAGGTTGAATCAATGA